In the Sinorhizobium arboris LMG 14919 genome, one interval contains:
- a CDS encoding glutamine synthetase family protein codes for MSIDADDSAAFQAWLEQNGPIESIQAVICDLNGIMRGKRVPVEQARKVLGGGIRMPLSIVGVDVWGEDIIGSEQVFATGDRDGICGVTGRGALPVNWTSRPSALVPLWLFVENGRPFLADPRQALAAIVREYRELGLRPVVATELEFYLIDPEPDSAVPPISPYTGKRLDSDAILSIDELDDFGEFFSDVYRECARQNVPADAAIAENGIGQFEINLLHSDDPLKAADDAIFFKRIVKGVARKHGLAATFMAKPYGTRSGNGMHIHFSLLDEEGNNVFDDGSDEGSAVLKHAVAGLLRGMAETTLMFAPHFNSYRRLRPDTHAPTSISWGFENRTSAIRIPGGNPAARRIEHRVAGADANPYLVVAAILGAALVGIRNKWKPPVPVEGRAYTAEKLPKIPADWGQAVDAFEAGPIAAEIFDPVLRSMLIACKRQEIAGFAEQVTDYEFSAYLEIV; via the coding sequence ATGTCAATTGATGCAGATGACTCGGCAGCCTTTCAGGCCTGGCTCGAACAGAACGGCCCGATAGAAAGTATCCAGGCGGTGATTTGCGACCTGAACGGCATCATGCGCGGCAAGCGGGTACCGGTGGAACAGGCCAGGAAGGTGCTTGGCGGCGGCATCCGCATGCCGCTTTCGATCGTCGGCGTCGACGTCTGGGGTGAAGACATCATCGGCAGCGAGCAGGTCTTTGCGACCGGCGATCGCGACGGCATCTGCGGGGTCACGGGGCGAGGGGCCCTGCCGGTCAACTGGACGTCGCGGCCGAGCGCGCTGGTTCCGCTCTGGCTGTTCGTCGAGAACGGCAGGCCCTTTCTTGCCGATCCGCGCCAGGCGCTTGCGGCGATCGTGCGCGAATATCGCGAATTGGGGCTGCGCCCCGTGGTGGCGACGGAGCTGGAATTCTATCTCATCGATCCGGAGCCGGACAGTGCCGTCCCGCCGATCTCGCCCTATACCGGCAAGCGGCTCGATTCCGACGCGATCCTTTCGATCGACGAGCTCGACGATTTCGGCGAGTTCTTCTCCGACGTCTACAGGGAGTGCGCGCGGCAGAACGTGCCGGCCGATGCGGCGATCGCAGAGAACGGCATCGGCCAGTTCGAGATCAACCTGCTGCACAGCGACGATCCGTTAAAGGCGGCGGACGACGCGATCTTCTTCAAGCGCATCGTCAAGGGAGTTGCCCGCAAGCACGGGCTTGCGGCAACCTTCATGGCGAAGCCCTACGGCACCCGCTCCGGCAACGGCATGCATATCCACTTCAGCCTTCTCGACGAGGAGGGCAACAACGTCTTCGACGACGGCAGCGACGAGGGATCGGCTGTGCTCAAGCATGCGGTCGCAGGCCTGCTGCGCGGTATGGCCGAGACGACGCTGATGTTCGCCCCGCACTTCAACTCCTATCGGCGGCTGCGGCCCGACACGCATGCGCCGACTTCCATCTCCTGGGGCTTCGAAAACCGCACTTCGGCAATCCGCATCCCGGGCGGCAATCCGGCGGCGCGGCGGATCGAACATCGCGTCGCCGGTGCCGACGCCAATCCCTATCTCGTCGTCGCCGCCATCCTCGGCGCGGCACTCGTCGGCATCCGCAACAAGTGGAAGCCGCCGGTACCTGTCGAGGGCCGGGCCTACACGGCAGAGAAATTGCCCAAGATTCCTGCCGATTGGGGGCAGGCTGTCGATGCCTTCGAGGCCGGACCGATCGCCGCCGAGATCTTCGATCCCGTGCTCCGTTCCATGCTGATCGCCTGCAAGCGCCAGGAGATCGCAGGTTTCGCCGAGCAGGTCACGGACTATGAATTCAGCGCCTACCTGGAAATCGTGTGA
- a CDS encoding GntR family transcriptional regulator gives MKTLALPALDRPEGTTTHDYVFARLRQAIMVGAFRPGTSVTIRGLADALESSPTPVREALRQLTSIGALQFLENRRIVVPRITPARFEELISLRITLESHAARRAVAHLSDRQIDRIVVLDDAIEVAILAGRKAQALIANQEFHRQIYTANPDQVAMPLIESLWLQLGPILGIAMEHVTEFYIIDRHREAIEALRRRDEDAVAQAIAADIREGIGGFDQQAIGKLLALAE, from the coding sequence TTGAAAACCCTTGCTCTGCCCGCCCTTGATCGGCCGGAAGGCACGACGACTCACGACTATGTGTTTGCGCGCCTCCGGCAGGCGATCATGGTCGGGGCCTTCCGCCCCGGGACCTCCGTCACCATACGCGGCCTCGCAGACGCGCTGGAGAGCAGCCCGACGCCGGTGCGCGAAGCACTGCGTCAGCTCACCTCGATCGGTGCCCTGCAATTTCTGGAGAACCGGCGCATCGTAGTGCCGCGGATCACGCCGGCGCGCTTCGAGGAGCTGATCTCGCTTCGTATCACGCTTGAAAGCCACGCCGCTCGCAGGGCCGTTGCGCATCTCTCCGACCGGCAGATAGACCGCATCGTCGTGCTGGACGACGCAATCGAGGTCGCGATCCTCGCGGGACGGAAAGCGCAGGCGCTGATCGCCAATCAGGAATTTCACCGGCAGATCTATACGGCCAATCCCGACCAGGTCGCCATGCCGCTCATAGAGAGCCTCTGGCTCCAGCTCGGGCCGATCCTCGGCATCGCCATGGAGCACGTCACCGAATTCTACATCATCGACCGTCACCGTGAAGCCATCGAGGCCCTGAGACGGCGTGACGAGGACGCCGTGGCGCAGGCCATCGCCGCGGACATCCGCGAGGGCATCGGCGGCTTCGATCAGCAGGCGATCGGCAAGCTGCTCGCGCTGGCGGAGTAG